A single genomic interval of Bacteroidota bacterium harbors:
- a CDS encoding BON domain-containing protein, whose amino-acid sequence MKTDPKIRKDIEDELKWDVRINCSKINVDVSNDLKISIPGVSKRSDAEIKKTVFDSIKWNSSVKEDKINVEVKDGWVTLSGEVEWAYQKSKAKLLAEDIVGVTGVTNNINVVSAFSTNVQDVKHKINSALKRNHYLNSNKINVL is encoded by the coding sequence ATGAAAACTGATCCAAAAATACGAAAAGACATCGAAGATGAGTTAAAATGGGATGTCAGGATAAATTGTTCGAAGATTAATGTTGATGTGAGCAATGATCTAAAAATCAGTATTCCCGGCGTTTCCAAAAGATCCGATGCTGAAATTAAAAAGACAGTCTTTGATTCTATTAAGTGGAACAGTTCTGTTAAAGAAGATAAAATAAATGTGGAGGTGAAAGATGGCTGGGTAACGCTGAGCGGGGAAGTTGAATGGGCATATCAAAAATCCAAAGCGAAACTGTTGGCAGAGGATATAGTGGGAGTAACGGGAGTTACCAATAATATTAATGTGGTTTCAGCTTTTTCCACAAACGTTCAGGACGTGAAGCATAAAATAAATTCTGCGCTGAAAAGAAATCATTACCTGAACTCCAATAAAATTAATGTGCTTTGA
- a CDS encoding phosphatase PAP2 family protein, whose protein sequence is MNFPRLKDLFKKNIFFLLPYFIFLIAGAILVFLSNKDKLHLYFNSYHNELANGAFYYLTFLGDGWTALCIAIALLFIRYRYSVIIVLSYLLSSATVQILKRFIFNDHIRPALFFKNNPDLYLVPGVDNNIFHSFPSGHSTTAFAVYFGLALFIPNKWLKFCLFILALLIALSRVYLSQHFFEDIYAGSVIGVASTLIIYSLLNQSKQEKGLDKSLI, encoded by the coding sequence GTGAATTTTCCGCGCCTGAAAGATCTTTTCAAAAAAAACATTTTCTTTCTCCTCCCCTATTTTATATTTCTTATTGCCGGTGCAATCCTTGTTTTCCTTTCAAATAAGGATAAACTCCACCTATACTTTAACAGTTACCACAATGAACTGGCTAATGGTGCGTTTTATTACTTAACATTTCTTGGCGATGGCTGGACCGCCCTCTGCATTGCCATTGCCCTGTTATTTATCCGCTATCGCTACTCTGTTATTATTGTATTAAGTTACTTACTTAGTTCAGCAACTGTTCAGATCCTCAAACGCTTTATTTTTAATGATCATATCCGACCGGCACTTTTTTTTAAAAATAATCCCGACTTATATCTTGTACCCGGTGTTGATAACAATATTTTTCATAGCTTTCCGTCGGGACACAGCACAACCGCCTTTGCCGTTTACTTCGGCCTCGCGCTTTTCATACCAAACAAATGGCTGAAGTTTTGCCTGTTTATATTAGCTCTATTGATCGCCTTGTCAAGGGTCTATTTATCACAACATTTTTTCGAGGATATTTACGCAGGCTCAGTTATCGGCGTTGCTTCAACATTAATAATATATTCTTTACTTAACCAAAGCAAACAGGAAAAAGGCTTAGACAAATCACTTATTTAA
- a CDS encoding DoxX family membrane protein has product MAVHSLLFLRIALGIIFFWFGVLKFFPNLSSAESLAIRTIENLTSGKLPPQAAINILATWECLIGIGFILGKFMRITLILLFLQMIGTVMPLFMFPELTFTSIPFVPTLEGQYIIKNLVIIASAIVLLATIRGGAVVADPKIAKEAKKEEEEKVEELKHRN; this is encoded by the coding sequence ATGGCTGTTCACAGTCTCCTGTTTTTAAGGATAGCGCTTGGGATAATCTTTTTCTGGTTTGGAGTATTAAAATTCTTTCCCAATCTGAGTTCAGCCGAGAGTTTGGCAATTCGTACAATTGAAAACCTTACATCAGGAAAATTACCTCCCCAAGCCGCTATTAATATACTCGCAACCTGGGAATGCCTTATAGGGATTGGATTTATTTTGGGCAAGTTCATGCGCATTACTTTAATCCTTTTGTTTTTGCAAATGATCGGTACTGTAATGCCCCTTTTTATGTTTCCGGAACTAACTTTTACGAGCATACCATTTGTACCAACATTGGAGGGACAATACATAATTAAGAACCTGGTTATTATTGCTTCAGCTATTGTATTATTGGCCACAATAAGGGGAGGGGCCGTGGTAGCTGATCCTAAAATTGCTAAGGAAGCGAAAAAAGAGGAAGAAGAAAAGGTAGAAGAATTAAAACACAGGAACTAA
- a CDS encoding alpha/beta hydrolase, translated as MEASEITIPIGNNIHLKGNLHVPAGASSFVIFSHGSGSSRFSRRNNHVAEILNKEGIATLLTDLLTEKEDEIYENRFNIDLITERLIVVTNNARQRSGLQNTKIGFFGASTGAASALKAAAQMSNTIEAVVSRGGRPDLAKEALKEVKAPTLLIVGSRDSGVIELNENAFNILRCEKKLEIVNGATHLFEEPGKLDEVARLATNWFVKYLHPVLATK; from the coding sequence ATGGAAGCAAGTGAAATTACAATTCCAATTGGGAATAACATACATTTAAAGGGGAACCTGCATGTGCCAGCCGGTGCAAGTTCCTTTGTAATATTTTCTCACGGCAGCGGAAGCAGCCGTTTTAGCAGAAGAAATAACCATGTTGCTGAAATTTTAAATAAAGAGGGCATCGCCACTTTACTTACTGATTTGCTCACCGAGAAAGAAGATGAAATATATGAAAATCGATTTAATATAGATCTGATCACTGAACGTCTTATTGTAGTTACAAATAATGCCAGGCAGAGATCCGGATTACAAAATACAAAAATTGGTTTTTTTGGTGCAAGTACAGGTGCAGCTTCTGCATTAAAAGCAGCGGCACAAATGAGTAATACTATTGAGGCAGTAGTTTCCAGGGGAGGCCGGCCTGACCTTGCAAAAGAAGCATTAAAAGAAGTAAAAGCTCCAACTTTACTCATAGTTGGCAGTCGTGATTCAGGTGTGATTGAATTGAATGAAAACGCCTTTAATATACTACGGTGTGAAAAAAAACTGGAAATAGTAAACGGAGCCACTCATTTATTTGAGGAACCTGGAAAATTAGATGAAGTGGCAAGGCTTGCTACGAATTGGTTTGTTAAATATCTCCATCCTGTATTGGCAACAAAATAA
- a CDS encoding Fic family protein, whose translation MDINQYKSGTYKNQYNYKSFSPEPINHSWLVSDAKVSQLLSEADRKLGELNAFSMLIPDVNFFIRMHITKEATQSSKIEGTQTTIEEAFQSEEQIKPEKRDDWKEVHNYIDAMNYAIAQLDKLPLSNRLFKQTHKKLLKGVRGKHKLPGEFRSSQNWIGGASLNDAVYIPPHHNEVSYLMSDLEKFLNNPQLEVPHLIRIGIAHYQFESIHPFLDGNGRLGRLMITLYLVSNKILHKPSLYLSDFFERNRSYYYDNLTTVRTNNNLVQWLKFFLVGVMETAQNSIETFNAIIKLRQEVEEKKIIQMGKRAPLAKELLNYLYSKPLIDTIEVAKVLKINIATSHRLIDEFERLHILKEKTGYKRNRVFIFEKYIDLFQTKHK comes from the coding sequence ATGGACATTAATCAATACAAATCTGGTACATACAAAAACCAGTATAACTACAAAAGCTTTTCACCGGAACCAATTAATCATTCCTGGCTGGTAAGTGATGCTAAAGTAAGCCAACTGCTGAGCGAAGCCGACAGGAAATTGGGAGAGTTGAATGCTTTTTCCATGTTAATACCTGACGTGAATTTCTTTATCCGTATGCACATCACCAAAGAAGCTACCCAAAGCAGTAAGATAGAAGGAACCCAAACTACCATCGAAGAAGCGTTTCAAAGCGAGGAGCAAATCAAACCCGAAAAACGGGACGATTGGAAAGAAGTACATAATTATATTGATGCAATGAATTATGCCATTGCTCAATTGGATAAATTACCCTTAAGCAACCGCTTATTTAAACAGACACATAAAAAGCTTTTAAAGGGTGTGCGGGGTAAACATAAATTACCCGGTGAATTTCGTTCCTCTCAAAACTGGATTGGCGGGGCATCATTAAATGATGCGGTATATATACCACCGCACCATAATGAAGTCTCTTATTTAATGAGTGATCTTGAAAAATTTTTGAATAATCCCCAGCTGGAAGTACCCCACCTCATTCGCATAGGAATTGCTCATTACCAGTTTGAATCCATTCACCCCTTTTTAGACGGTAATGGCAGGTTAGGGAGATTGATGATCACTCTTTATTTGGTAAGCAATAAGATTCTTCATAAACCATCCTTGTATTTATCGGATTTTTTTGAGCGAAACCGAAGCTATTATTACGATAACCTCACAACAGTGAGAACAAACAATAATCTTGTTCAGTGGCTTAAATTTTTTTTAGTAGGCGTTATGGAAACAGCACAAAATTCCATCGAAACATTTAATGCTATTATTAAACTAAGGCAGGAAGTAGAAGAAAAGAAAATAATCCAAATGGGTAAACGGGCTCCATTGGCAAAAGAGCTGCTAAATTACTTATATAGCAAACCATTGATTGATACTATCGAAGTGGCCAAAGTATTAAAGATAAATATTGCAACTTCTCACCGGCTGATTGATGAATTTGAAAGATTGCATATACTGAAAGAAAAAACTGGTTATAAACGTAACAGGGTATTTATATTTGAAAAATATATTGATCTGTTTCAAACTAAGCATAAATAA
- a CDS encoding Hsp20/alpha crystallin family protein, with translation MTQLTKKRRNGNGGLFPSLRNDFLSNRFFSPRRLFDFDDDFFDGGMSTPPPANITETNKEFRLDLSVPGMKRDDFDVDIENGVLTISAEKEEEKKQDDRNYKRREFSYNSFCRTFTLPENVNESNINAKYDNGMLQITIPKKEVTVSAPKKQITVS, from the coding sequence ATGACACAATTAACAAAAAAAAGAAGAAATGGAAATGGTGGCTTATTTCCTTCTCTCAGAAATGATTTTCTTAGCAATAGATTTTTTAGCCCACGTCGTTTGTTTGATTTCGATGATGATTTTTTTGACGGTGGTATGAGTACTCCTCCTCCTGCTAACATCACTGAGACTAACAAAGAATTCAGGCTTGATCTATCTGTTCCCGGCATGAAAAGAGACGACTTTGATGTAGACATTGAAAATGGCGTTTTAACTATCAGCGCAGAAAAAGAGGAAGAAAAAAAACAGGATGACAGGAACTACAAACGCAGGGAATTTTCCTACAATAGTTTTTGCAGAACTTTCACCTTACCGGAGAATGTAAATGAAAGTAATATCAATGCAAAATATGATAATGGTATGCTTCAGATTACCATTCCCAAAAAAGAAGTAACAGTTTCAGCCCCCAAAAAGCAAATTACAGTTTCCTGA
- a CDS encoding DNA-binding protein, producing MPEKKTLQRARSARRKGRSASTQAGEFVREEIHHIREGKHGAKSARQAIVIGLSKAGRAGVKLKPPAKGKTSEKTRKSAEQAYKKGQKHEPVSKTRSRARVRALKKERASAASHTALSRQAHSAAKHRTAAERSKAARKAVRTKGSKGRAEAAKKAAHTRARELNEA from the coding sequence ATGCCAGAAAAGAAAACCCTCCAACGTGCACGTAGCGCAAGACGCAAGGGAAGATCTGCCAGCACACAAGCCGGTGAATTTGTCCGTGAAGAAATACATCATATTCGTGAAGGAAAACATGGAGCAAAGTCAGCGAGGCAGGCAATAGTTATTGGCTTATCTAAAGCAGGAAGGGCAGGAGTAAAATTAAAACCGCCAGCTAAGGGAAAAACCTCCGAAAAGACCAGGAAAAGCGCAGAACAAGCTTACAAGAAAGGACAAAAACATGAACCGGTTTCTAAAACACGTTCAAGAGCAAGAGTCCGGGCGTTAAAAAAAGAAAGGGCTTCAGCAGCCTCTCATACCGCACTTTCGCGCCAGGCACATTCAGCTGCCAAACATCGTACAGCAGCGGAACGGTCCAAAGCTGCCCGCAAAGCTGTTCGTACAAAAGGTTCTAAAGGACGGGCTGAAGCTGCAAAAAAAGCAGCGCACACCAGAGCCAGAGAGTTAAATGAAGCTTAA
- a CDS encoding phosphoribosyltransferase: MIPRFRDRKDAAQKLIPYLNKYRDQKVVILAIPRGGIPIAHPIAKTYNFPLDLLMTKKIGHPFQPEFAIGAVSPEDYIIDDQFSVDQTYIDSEVKRIRESLKERYKKCMGDHKPVGLENKVVIIIDDGVATGHTILSAIKMLRQKKPKKIVVAVPVAPGETAEKIKREVDDFICLYTPTPFIGVGLHYLDFSPVYDDEAIHLVKDANHFEENHINNNYGIFSK, encoded by the coding sequence ATGATCCCCCGTTTCAGAGATAGAAAGGATGCGGCTCAAAAGCTGATCCCGTATTTAAATAAATACCGCGACCAAAAAGTTGTAATATTGGCAATCCCCCGCGGAGGCATACCTATTGCACATCCAATTGCAAAGACTTATAATTTCCCCCTTGACCTTTTAATGACCAAAAAAATTGGACATCCATTTCAACCGGAGTTTGCCATTGGTGCAGTAAGCCCGGAAGATTATATTATTGATGATCAATTTTCAGTAGACCAGACTTATATTGATAGTGAAGTTAAACGAATCCGTGAATCACTGAAGGAAAGGTATAAAAAATGCATGGGCGATCATAAGCCCGTGGGCCTTGAAAATAAGGTGGTGATTATTATTGATGACGGTGTGGCAACAGGTCATACTATTCTTTCTGCTATAAAAATGCTTAGGCAAAAAAAACCAAAAAAAATAGTTGTGGCTGTTCCTGTCGCACCGGGAGAAACAGCAGAAAAAATAAAAAGAGAAGTTGACGATTTTATTTGTTTATACACTCCAACACCTTTCATTGGCGTGGGGTTACACTATTTAGATTTTTCTCCCGTATATGATGACGAAGCAATTCACTTAGTCAAGGATGCCAATCATTTTGAAGAAAACCATATAAATAATAATTATGGCATTTTTTCAAAATGA
- a CDS encoding SRPBCC family protein, whose product MSENKVKLHRVLKATPEKVYRAFVEANALASWLPPYGFTCIVHEMDARVEGSYKMSFINFSTGNSHSFAGKFLEIKPNEFLKYTDKFDDPNLPGEMITSVWLKKVSVGTELKVIQENIPSAIPAEMCYLGWQESLEKLAKLVEPEIPDA is encoded by the coding sequence ATGTCCGAAAACAAAGTAAAATTACATAGAGTTCTTAAAGCAACTCCCGAAAAAGTATATCGTGCCTTCGTTGAAGCCAATGCTCTTGCCAGTTGGCTTCCGCCTTATGGATTTACATGTATTGTTCATGAAATGGATGCGCGCGTGGAAGGTAGTTATAAAATGTCCTTTATCAATTTTTCCACCGGCAATAGTCATTCCTTTGCCGGAAAGTTTTTGGAAATAAAACCCAATGAGTTCTTAAAGTACACCGATAAATTTGACGACCCTAATTTGCCCGGAGAAATGATTACTTCGGTTTGGCTCAAAAAGGTTTCTGTCGGTACTGAACTTAAAGTCATTCAGGAAAATATTCCTTCTGCTATACCTGCAGAAATGTGCTATTTAGGTTGGCAGGAGTCGTTAGAAAAACTGGCGAAATTAGTTGAGCCGGAAATTCCGGACGCTTAA
- a CDS encoding DUF2188 domain-containing protein, which produces MPWTKTNYPNSMKNLPEEVRNKAIEIGNALLEEGKMEEGIAIATAISRAKDWAAEHGKKFENPEKSRITDVKQHGQDRIVIPYENEWAIKVEGRAAVEKIFHTKQEAVKEARKEAKDVNGSLTIQRKTGKVEKRISYNPKNIGSQTNNKKT; this is translated from the coding sequence ATGCCCTGGACAAAAACAAATTATCCCAATTCCATGAAGAACCTCCCGGAAGAAGTTCGGAATAAAGCTATTGAAATTGGTAATGCCTTACTTGAGGAAGGAAAAATGGAAGAAGGAATTGCCATTGCTACTGCTATCAGCAGGGCTAAAGATTGGGCTGCTGAACATGGTAAAAAATTTGAAAATCCTGAAAAGTCAAGAATCACTGATGTTAAACAACATGGCCAGGATAGGATTGTCATTCCTTATGAAAATGAATGGGCTATTAAGGTAGAGGGCAGGGCTGCTGTTGAAAAGATTTTTCATACTAAACAGGAGGCTGTAAAGGAGGCCCGTAAAGAAGCCAAAGATGTAAATGGTTCACTGACGATTCAACGAAAAACCGGAAAGGTTGAAAAAAGAATTTCGTATAATCCTAAAAATATCGGTTCACAAACAAATAATAAAAAAACTTGA
- a CDS encoding DoxX family protein: protein MKYIVLTGRIFYSLIFLMTVMSHFTDKAVEYAASNGVPVASALVPLSGIIAIIGAISIILGYKAKWGAWLIVIFLIPVTFYMHAFWKETDPMQTQMQMANFMKNISMLGAALLIIYFGSGPLSIDEKN from the coding sequence ATGAAATATATTGTTTTAACAGGTAGAATTTTTTATTCATTGATTTTTCTTATGACTGTAATGAGTCATTTCACGGATAAGGCGGTCGAATATGCCGCTTCCAATGGAGTACCTGTCGCTTCAGCATTAGTACCCTTATCAGGAATTATTGCCATCATTGGAGCAATAAGCATTATACTCGGTTATAAAGCAAAATGGGGCGCATGGCTAATAGTTATATTCCTTATTCCTGTTACTTTTTATATGCACGCATTCTGGAAAGAAACAGACCCTATGCAAACGCAAATGCAAATGGCCAACTTCATGAAAAATATTTCTATGCTTGGAGCCGCTTTACTTATTATATATTTTGGTTCCGGACCTTTAAGCATAGATGAAAAGAATTAA
- a CDS encoding SRPBCC domain-containing protein, with the protein MEYVIRCSQTLLYEFITSPSGLSEWFADDVNIRDGIYTFIWDGSQQQARLLALKEDAFVRYQWVDKADGSYFEFRIQIDELTGDVSLIIVDFADSDDEKESSKLLWDAQVDKLMKTIGSHG; encoded by the coding sequence CTGGAATATGTTATCAGATGTTCTCAAACCTTATTATATGAGTTCATTACTTCGCCCAGCGGGCTATCTGAATGGTTTGCGGATGATGTAAATATCCGGGATGGCATCTATACCTTTATTTGGGATGGCAGCCAGCAGCAGGCGCGCCTGTTAGCCTTAAAAGAAGATGCGTTCGTACGTTACCAATGGGTTGACAAAGCTGATGGAAGTTATTTTGAATTCCGCATACAGATCGATGAATTAACAGGTGATGTTTCACTTATAATCGTCGATTTTGCCGATAGCGATGATGAAAAAGAAAGTTCAAAACTACTATGGGACGCCCAGGTTGATAAACTCATGAAAACCATCGGCTCACACGGCTGA
- a CDS encoding YbhB/YbcL family Raf kinase inhibitor-like protein: protein MATVATKTLTIESPVFTNNNSIPSKYTCDGTNVNPALTIKDIPVETKSLALIMDDPDAPNGTFDHWLMWDIPVRENIEENSMPGIQGKNSKGENKYTGPCPPSGTHHYHFRVYALDTKLNLSPGTDKSALLKAMEDHILAEGELTGLYKK from the coding sequence ATGGCAACAGTAGCAACTAAAACTTTAACAATCGAAAGCCCGGTCTTTACAAATAATAATTCTATTCCATCTAAATATACCTGTGACGGAACAAATGTTAATCCTGCCTTAACAATTAAGGATATTCCGGTAGAAACTAAATCACTCGCACTTATAATGGACGATCCGGATGCTCCTAATGGCACTTTCGACCATTGGTTAATGTGGGATATTCCGGTAAGAGAAAATATAGAAGAAAACAGCATGCCTGGCATTCAGGGTAAAAATAGTAAAGGTGAAAATAAATATACCGGGCCTTGTCCGCCTTCCGGTACGCATCATTACCATTTCAGAGTATATGCATTGGATACAAAACTTAACCTTTCACCAGGTACAGATAAGAGTGCATTATTGAAAGCTATGGAAGATCATATTCTTGCTGAAGGTGAATTAACAGGACTGTACAAAAAATAA